A window of Chryseobacterium aquaeductus genomic DNA:
TAAAAGACATAGCCTTCTGAAGTTGAGGATTTATAAATAAAAATATCATTGGTGGCATCATTGGAATACGTTTTCTCTAAAAGAGAAGCAAACAGAGGATTTTTTTCATGATAAAAATATTTCAAACCAAAAGTAAATTCTGCAAGCAGTTTCTTTGTACAGTTTTTTACAATTAATTTAGAGCCTTCAAAAGCTGTATTTAATTCAGATACTTCGCATTTGAGAATCTGCATTTCTCCCTTTCCGATGGTTGCTTTTTCAAAAAAGTAATGCAATTGTCTATTTCCTACGATAAAAGTAATATCACAGTTCCAGTTTCGCATGGCATTTAACAATGCGGCTTTCCAACCTTCACCATATTGTCCAATGCTGCTTTCATCGTCTTTCTTATGACTTCCTAAATAGATTAATTGCTGATAATCGAATATTTCGGGAGCCGTTATCTCTGCTGTGGTATCAGTAATGGTAATCTGAATAGCATCAATGGGATTAGCATCATAAAAATTTTGCAGAAAATCCCGCACGACTTCCATTTCATCCCACGTTACACCCCATTTATCCGTAATCTTGGTGTCAATTATTTCTTTCATATACATGATATTTTGAATTCTGACAACAAACCTATTTATTTCAAAAAAAAGATTGTTACGGTTTTGCCGTAACGAGTATATTTTTATACTTCTTTTTCATAGAAAATGCTAAAAATAGCCATTCACCATTTAAAAGAGATCAACCACTCACGAACGGCATACATTCACATAAACCCTTGTTTTTGAGAGTGTTTTTCCGGCGACGGTATTTTAATTTTGTCCACAGGAAATTCGAATTTCTACTCGAGCTGAAAAGAAAATGAAACAGTAAATCAGGAGAAAATTTACGTTTTGTCTTCTTTGTTTTTTCTCCACGATTATTTCACGAAAGAAGCTTAAAAACTACAAGCTCACCTTTTCTATGTCTAATTTTTAACATTTAACTTATGAAAGCACATTATTTATGGTATGCTGTGTTGCTGTTATTTTCTTTAAGTCTTGTATCATGTTATGAAGATATCCCTGTGACACCTTCTACGTCTCAACAAACAGCACAGGATCATGCAGATAAAGGAGATGATTTTCCAAAAAAATAAATCATTTTTTTATAACATAATCATGGCAATGCTTTTATCCATAAGAGCATTGCCATTTATTTTGATTTTACGGCAAAACCGTAATTTTTTAGTTTCAATACACTTACTTTTGTGATATAATTTATTGAATTCAAATGTATAGGTCTTGCTTATTTTTTTGTATTGTATTGATTACAAACACGCTTCTTTTTTCTCAGCAGAGAAATTCGGGAGCGAAAATTTTATTGGAACAATCAAAAAACGACAGTACTTATTCCTTGGAAGAGCGGATTATCCATGCACAAAAAGCATTTCGGATTTTGTCTGTTGGATCCAATTTAGAAACTCAAGATTGCAGCGAACAGCTCGCTTCTTTATATCAGGAAGCAGAAAATTACGATTCCTTAAACAAATATGCCAGGATTTCTTTACAGATTGCCAATCAAAGAAATGACAAATTAGGAGTAGGGAGAGTTCACAGTATTTTAGGAAGTTATTTTTATGAAAAGAATGAAAGCGATACCCTTGCTTATTATCATTTTCAGCAGGCGCAAAAGGTGCTTTCTCTTACCAAAGATTCAGCAGCCATCATTAAGAATTTATTGCGTATTGCTATTTTAGAAAAGAACAGCCGTGATTTTCTCCACAGCAAAGAAAGTTCATTTCGTGCTTTAGAGTATGAACCCAAAGATAAAAGGCTGTTGTCTTCTATTTACAATAATTTGGGCATTGTATATGATGAATTGGGAGATTTGAAGCATGCTGTTATGTATCATCACCAAGCTTATGAATTAAGAAAAGAGTTACAGCTTGTCAATTTAGAAATCCAGTCCTTAAACAATATAGCCACAGCTTATAAAGACCATCATCAGTATCCGAAAGCCCATTTGTATTACAAAAAGGCATTCGATTATGGAAGGTCTTTACTAAAAAAATATCCCAGAGAATATGCCCGGATTATCGATAACCAAGCTCATTTGGCGTTGTTGGAAGGAAAAAAAGAGGTGTTGAATGATTTTCTGCAATCATTACAAATCAGGCAGAAAGAAGAAGATCAGGCGGGTATTGTTATCAGTGAGCTGCATTTGGGAGAATATTATTTACAATTTGGCTCAATAGAAAAAGCGGTACAAATGGCTGAAAATGTGTATTCCACAGCTCTTGACACCCATAACTACAGAGATGCTTTAAGCGGTTTGAAATTATTACAACAATGTTATCAGAAACAAGGATTATCAGCTAAAGCATTGTTGTATGCCCAAAAGTACGCTGCATTACTGGAACAAATTCATGATCATGAATTGAAAATAAATGAGAAATATGCAGATATCCGATACAATTCAAAACAATTGAAAAAAAACAATGCGTTGTTGGCGCAAAGAAATATTCTGCAAATTCAATATAAATGGGCAGGCATTGGGACTGCCGTCGTATTGTTTCTGTTACTTATGTTCAGTTTTCTATGGATGAAGCAAAAAATCAAGAATAAAAAATTAGAGTATCAGCAAAAAGAACAACGGTACAATCAGGATATTTTTACTTTAATGTCCGATAACCAGCAAAAATTAAAGGAAGGGCAGGAAAGAGAACGAAACCGTATTCAGAAAGAGTTGCACGATGGCATTATTAATGAGTTGTATGGGATTCGTATTGCGTTGGAGGGACTGAATAATGATGAGAATCCTGAAACAAACCGATTGCGGAGAAAGTATATTCAAAGAATAAATGATATTGAAAATCAGATCAAAGATATGGTTAATGATCTGGATCTTTCTTTGGATACATCCAATGCTTTTTTAACCATGCTCAACACTTTTTTCAAAGAAAAGGAGATTTTTCCCATCCGGAGTATTCACAATTCAGAGTCGGTACAATGGGAGAAAATTTCTTCAGCCGTTAAGATCAATATATACCGGATTATTCAGGAAACGTTCCACAATACCGTTAAATATTCCAAAGCTCAGGCGTATCAGTTACAATTTACATATGATGAAAAAATGTTGAAAATAGAAATTTCAGATGATGGAATAGGAAGTACCCATTTGTATTCCTTATCAGGAATGGGAATTAAAAATATCAGGCAGCGGGTTTCTGACATCAACGGAACGGTTACCATACGTAATGTCCATAATACAGCAGTATCCTATGAAATACACATCCCTATATAAATGAAAGAAGCACTAAAATTATTGATGATAGACGACTCCCGAACCATTCGGGACAGTTATGAAATTGTAATTCATCGGTTACAGCAAACGTTTACCGTAGAATATGCCATTGTGGGGACTGCGGATGAAGCGTTGAACCGGGTAAACTTTGCGGCTCAATCTCCTTACCATATTGTCTGTGTGGATATTGAACTCTTGCACACTTCACGAGATCCGTCTATTATTTCAGGAGAAGACTTGGCGTTGCGTATCAAAGAAGTGTAAGTCTCCCCAAAAACTGGACATTTTATAACCCTAAAGTTATTAAGAAAAAACGATTAATTTTAGGTTATGAGAACGAGCAAATTTACAGACAGCCAAATTTTGGCTATTTTAAAGGAGTATGAGACGGGGCAAACTGCCAAAGAATTGTCTCGGAAATATGGATTCCATTATCAGACTTTGCACGATTGGAAAAAGAAATTCAGCGGGATTAATTCTACCAAAGAATTGGCAAAAATTAAAGAACTGGAATCAGAGAATAATCGCTTGAAAAAGATGTTTGCCAATCTTAGTCTGGAACATGAAGCACTGAAAGACGTACTCTCAAAAAAGTGGTAAAGCCTGCCACAAAACGGGAAGTGGTCACTTATCTAGTTTCGGAATATCCGATGAACATTCGGCAGGCGTGTAAATCTTTGAATTTGGAGCGAAGCAGCTATTACTATCATCCCAAAAGAAAAGATGATACGGACGTAATTGATTGCCTGAATCATCTTTCTGAAAAGCATCCCAGCTATGGATTCAAGAAAATGTTTCACAGTCTTCGTAATGAGGGTTTTGGTTGGAATCATAAGAAAGTATATAGAGTTTACAAGAAACTGGGACTGAATATTTTGAGAAAAAGCAGGAGAAGACTTGCTTCAAGAGAAAGACAAAACTTGGAAGTTCCTGAAAAATACAATGAAGTTTGGAGTATGGACTTTATGAGTGATTCTTTGTTTAACTCAAGACGATTCAGAACGTTGAACATTATTGATGATTATAACAGAGAATCGATTTGGATTGAAGTTGGGCTTTCCATTGGAGCAATGCATATGACCGATCTATTGGAATGGATTGTAAAGGAAAGAGGAAAACCGAAAGCAATACGAACAGATAATGGTCC
This region includes:
- a CDS encoding tetratricopeptide repeat-containing sensor histidine kinase encodes the protein MEQSKNDSTYSLEERIIHAQKAFRILSVGSNLETQDCSEQLASLYQEAENYDSLNKYARISLQIANQRNDKLGVGRVHSILGSYFYEKNESDTLAYYHFQQAQKVLSLTKDSAAIIKNLLRIAILEKNSRDFLHSKESSFRALEYEPKDKRLLSSIYNNLGIVYDELGDLKHAVMYHHQAYELRKELQLVNLEIQSLNNIATAYKDHHQYPKAHLYYKKAFDYGRSLLKKYPREYARIIDNQAHLALLEGKKEVLNDFLQSLQIRQKEEDQAGIVISELHLGEYYLQFGSIEKAVQMAENVYSTALDTHNYRDALSGLKLLQQCYQKQGLSAKALLYAQKYAALLEQIHDHELKINEKYADIRYNSKQLKKNNALLAQRNILQIQYKWAGIGTAVVLFLLLMFSFLWMKQKIKNKKLEYQQKEQRYNQDIFTLMSDNQQKLKEGQERERNRIQKELHDGIINELYGIRIALEGLNNDENPETNRLRRKYIQRINDIENQIKDMVNDLDLSLDTSNAFLTMLNTFFKEKEIFPIRSIHNSESVQWEKISSAVKINIYRIIQETFHNTVKYSKAQAYQLQFTYDEKMLKIEISDDGIGSTHLYSLSGMGIKNIRQRVSDINGTVTIRNVHNTAVSYEIHIPI
- a CDS encoding transposase, yielding MRTSKFTDSQILAILKEYETGQTAKELSRKYGFHYQTLHDWKKKFSGINSTKELAKIKELESENNRLKKMFANLSLEHEALKDVLSKKW
- a CDS encoding IS3 family transposase is translated as MVKPATKREVVTYLVSEYPMNIRQACKSLNLERSSYYYHPKRKDDTDVIDCLNHLSEKHPSYGFKKMFHSLRNEGFGWNHKKVYRVYKKLGLNILRKSRRRLASRERQNLEVPEKYNEVWSMDFMSDSLFNSRRFRTLNIIDDYNRESIWIEVGLSIGAMHMTDLLEWIVKERGKPKAIRTDNGPEFTSSVFTSWCHKHRIEIRYIQPGKPVQNAFIERFNRSYRTEVLDARIFNNLVEVREITSDWMEHYNNNRPHESLGNLSPMQYLLKKENSSDGNPNTEFSPFQQILPTSTTE